GCCGGCGATCTCCGCCAAGTCGACTTTCACGCCCGGGCCCATTGTCGACGAGACGCTGAGCTTCTGGACGAACTTGCCCTTCGCGCCCGTCGGCTTGTTGCGGATGATCGCTTCCATGAACGCGGTGAAGTTCTCCTTGAGGTCGCCCTCCGAGAACGACGCTTTGCCGATGCCGGCGTGGACGATGCCCGCCTTCTCGACGCGGAACTCGACCTGGCCCGACTTGGCGTCGGTCACGGCCTTGGTGACGTCCATGGTAACGGTGCCGAGCTTCGGGTTCGGCATCAGGCCCTTGGGACCCAGCACCTTACCGAGGCGGCCGACAACGCCCATCATGTCCGGAGTCGCGATGACGCGGTCGAAATCGATGGTGCCGCCCTGGATGGTTTCCATCAGGTCCTCGGCGCCGACGACGTCCGCACCCGCGGCAGTCGCCTCGTCGGCCTTCGCCCCCTTGGCGAAGACGGCGACGCGGACGGTCTTGCCGGTGCCCTTGGGCAGGTTGACGACGCCGCGAACCATCTGGTCCGCGTGGCGGGGATCGACGCCCAGGTTGAGCGCGATTTCGACGGTCTCGTCGAACTTGGCGGTGGCGTTGGTCTTCACAAGGCTTATCGCCTCATCGACGCCATAGAGCTTCTCGCGGTCAACCGCGGTGAAAGCCTTCTGCTTCTTGGTGAGCTTCGCCATGATGTTAGCCCTCCACCACGTTGAGGCCCATCGCGCGGGCGGAGCCTTCGATGATCTTCGACGCGGCGTCGAGGTCGTTGGCGTTGAGGTCCTTCATCTTGGCCTCGGCGATTTCGCGCAGCTGCGAGCGCTTGATCGTGCCTGCGGTCGCCTTGCCGGTTTCCGACGAACCCTTCTGTATCTTCGCCGCCTTCTTGAGGAGGAACGAAGCCGCCGGGCTCTTGGTCACGAACGAGAAGCTGCGGTCCGCATAAACGGTGATCACGGTCGGGATCGGAGCGCCCTTCTCAAGCTCCTGCGTCGAAGCGTTGAACGCCTTGCAGAATTCCATGATGTTGACGCCGCGCTGACCGAGGGCCGGGCCGATCGGCGGGGCCGGGTTCGCGGCGCCCGCGGGCACCTGCAGCTTGATATAGCCGGTGATTTTCTTTGCCATTGTCTCACTCTGTAGTGGGCCGAAGCCCGTTCAAGTTTAGCGGTACAGACGAACGCCAAGCGCTCTCCCGCAGGGTTTCCGATGTGACGGAAGGCGGCGCCTTTAGCGGAAGCCATGCCCAATGTGAAGTGCCGCCGAGCGGACGCTAAAGTCACTAAAGCCACGGTGAGCGGCGCTTTTCCAGGGACTTTAAGCGGCTGAGCGAGCGCCTGAGGGCAGAGCGAATGGTCGAAGAGGGCGGCGCGGGCCGGAGGCATGGGCGGTGGAGGTGACATGTTGGCGGCCGTGTCGGACAGCATTTTCGAGCGCCCGAGGATAAGGGGGCGGAAGCTCGAGCAATCGCGACCTATGTCGAATGGCGCGGGAACATCCGGGGAGGGAAGAATGAGGTCGCACCACATCATGGATTCTGCCGGCACTCTCATGGGAGTAGCTCTCGTGATCGTCACAGGCGTTCACCTCGGCGGCAAGGCGTCGACGTCGATCGCCGATGAAATGGCCTTCGCTTCAGCAGTCTTGTTTCTTGGCAGCTGCGGAGCGTCACACCGCGCGATCAGCAAGAACGATGAATGGTACGAGGTCGTGCTTGCGGACAGGTTGTTCGCGGCAGGCCTGCTCGTCTTGCTCGGTGGAGTCTTCAGCCTGTGGTTTTAACCTGGAGCGATTCACAGTGGCAGCTTTCGACCCAATCCTGCCATGGGTGGGTGCGACGCCGGGGCACTGCATTTTCGCGCGGCCCTAGTCGGACTTTTCCGCTGCCGTCGCTCTTCTCGTTCGTGTGGATGAACAAAAAAGGGCTGCCGAAGCAGCCCTTTGCATTCTTGAAACTAGGCCCCGGCCTTCGCCCGGGAGCAGGTAAGTAGACGCAGCGGCTACTTGACCCGTTCCACCTGCTCGAACTCCAGCTCGACCGGCGTAGCACGCCCGAAGATGCTGACCGAAACCTTCACGCGCCCACGGTCGAAGTCCAATTCCTCCACCACGCCGTTGAAGCTGGCGAACGGACCGTCGAGGACTTTAACTGCATCGCCGATTTCGTAGTCGACGGTGATCTTCTGTTTGGCGCCGGCGGCTGCGGCTTCTTCCTTGGTGTCGAGCATGCGCGCGGCCTGCGCATCCGGGATCGGCTGCGGCTTGCCGCCGGGGCCGAGGAAGCCGGTGACCTTCGGCGTGTTCTTGACGAGGTGGTAGACCTGGTCGTTCATCTCGAGCTTGGCGAGGACGTAGCCGGGCATGAACTTGCGGTCGGTCTGGACCTTCTTGCCGCGCTTGATCTCAGTCACGGTTTCGGTCGGAACCTCGATCTGCTCGACGAACGGCTCCAGCCCCATGCGCGATGCCTCGCTCATGATCGCGTCGCGGACCTTGTTCTCAAAACCGGAATAAGCGTGGATGATGTACCAGCGGGACATGTTCGTCTCTCGTTAGGGGCTAGCCGAGCAGGCTGAGCAAATATTTGACCAGCGTCGCAAAGAAGGCGTCGACGCCGAAGAAGAAGAAAGCGAGCACGAGCGTCATGATGATCACCATGATGCCGGTCGCGACCGTTTCCTTGCGGGTCGGCCAATGGACCTTCGCAGTTTCTGCGCGGACCTGACGGATGAATTCGCCGGGGGAAGTTCTGGCCACGTTGCTGCTGCTCTCTTGCGGATAGAAAAGCGCCCCGCGGACCTCTCGGGCCGGCGGGGCTGGGTGTCACTTAGCGGGGGTCGCCTGAGTCTTCAAGGTTGCGAAGCGCGATTGGCGTGGCTACCTCGCGCATCGGCCCAGGGGTATAGCTCAGTTGGTAGAGCATCGGTCTCCAAAACCGAGGGTCGTGGGTTCGAGTCCCTCTGCCCCTGCCAGTTCACTTCACCACCGGTAACCCGATCCACGTCCCTGCCGGGCCGGTGAAGACGCGCTGCGTGGCCGCGCGGTAGTCACCCGGCTTCGCGTAGAAAATGTTCGGCACGAACGTCTGCGGATTGCGGTCGTAGAGGGGGAACCAGCTCGACTGGACCTGGACCATCAGGCGGTGGCCGGGCTGCAGCGTGTAGTTCACCGTCGGCAGCGCGAATTCGTAGGTGACGGGCTCATTGGCCGGGACCGCGGTCGGCTTGCCGGGATCGTTGCGATAACGGGCGCGCAGGACGTCCATGGCGATCGCGAGCTGATATCCGCCCATTTCCGGCTTTTGCGGATATTGGTCGGGGTAGACGTCGATCAGTTTGACGATCCAGTCGCTGTCGGTGCCGCTGGTCGAGGCGCGCAGGTGCACGAGTGGGTTGCCGGCGAGCTTGAGCGGCTGCGTGAGGACCGGGCCGGCATAGCTAAGCACATCGGGGCGGGCGTCGGCGAAGCGCTGGTCGTCTACGAGCCAGAAGCGCCAGGTCGACCCGTTCGCCCAAGGCGAGAGGTTGGGGCGGGCGCGGTAGGTCACCGGCTTCGACGGGTCGGAGATGTAGCTGTCGGTGCCGCTTCCGGCCGGAGCGCCTAGCGACAGACGCGAATTGGGGGCGAGGTACAGCGGCGTCAGGTTCGACGGGCAGCCCTTGGCGCAGGCTTGCGGCCAATCGCCGAAGCGCCGCCACTGGTTGGTGCCGACTTCGAACGCGGTGACGCGCGCTATGTCGGCGGTCCGTCCGTCCTTCAGATATTGATCGAGGAACGGCAGCATCACGTTCTGCCGGAACCACTTGCCTGTATCGGAGCCCCATTCGAGGGCGCCGAGCGTGCTGGCCGCCCCATTGGCCTCGCCGTGGTGCCACGGGCCCATGACGAGGTGGGCGTTGGGGCTGGCCTTGGTCGCCTCGAAGGCGGCGGGCGCGCCGTAAATGTCCTCTTGGTCCCACAGGCTGTCGACGAACAGGGTGGGGACGGTCAGCGGGGCGCGGGCGAGGATGCGGTCGACCGCCTGCTCCTGCCAATATTCGTCATAGGCCGGATGCTCGGTCAGGCGCTGCCAGAAGGGCAGCTGATCCATGCCCATCGCGTGGCCGTAGGCACCGGCGGAGCCGTAGCCGAGGAAGGTGACGTAGTCGTCATAGCCGGCGCTGAACCAGTCCTCGTCGGACTTCTTGGTCGCGGTCTGGCCGTAGACGTAGCTGATCATCTCCTGACGGAAGGCGCCGTTGTGGAACCAGTCGTCGCCCTTCCACACGTCGACCATCGGGTTGATGGGGACGGAGGCCTTGAGCGCGGGGTGGGGGTTCACCAGGCTCATCAGGGCGGTGAACCCATCGTAGCTGGTGCCGATCGAGCCGACGCGGCCGTTGGATTCGGCGACGTTCTTCACCAGCCAGTCGATGGTGTCGTAGGCATCGGTGGCGTGATCGACGCTGGTCGGGTTGAGCGGCCCGCGGACCGGGCGGTTCATGACGTAATCGCCCTCGGACTTGTACTTACCGCGGACGTCCTCAAGCGCAACGATATAGCCGGCGCGGACCAGCTCGGCATAAGCCGGCGAAAGGATGTTCTCCGGCAGCGGGCCGAAGGTGCCGCGGCTCGTCCCCTTGTCCGCAGAATAAGGCGTTCGGTCGAGCATGATCGGGAACTTGCCACCGCCTTTGGGGATGATGAGGACGGTGTAGAGCTTCGCGCCGTCGCGCATCGGGATGCGCAGCTCGCGCCGGACATATTGAAACTGGCCGCGCGGGGCGGTGAAATGCTGCGGAATGTCGCCGCCCTTGGGAATCGGCGGGACGAAAGCCGGATGGAAATCGGCCGGGATGTCGCCGCCGGGCCGGACCGCCGGCTGGACGTGCGTTTCGGCAAGGACGGGCGCGGCGAGGACGAGCGCCAGGGCGCCGAACGCAAACTTGTTGAAGGTCATGCGACTCCTATCGAGCGCGGGTCATTGCATGAGGCCGCGGCCCGGACAAGACGGGCCGCCGGCGACTTGTGCCGGAATGTCAAGCGCTGGCGCGGGCGGTGGGGTGCTCGCCGGGGCGCTGCGGAATGAGGAAGATCAGCGCGAGGATGACGACGGCGAGTGCCGCGGAGGAGAGGGGGCGGCTCATTTCCAGCCCGCCCTTGCCGAGCGGCTTGTCGAGCCAGTCGCCGACGGTCGCGCCGAGCGGGCGGGTGAGAATGAAGGCGGCCCAGAACAGGAAGACGCGGCTGACCTTGGTCGACAAATAGAGGATGGCGAGGGCCGCGAGCCCGGCGCCGAACACCAGCGCTCCGCCGGAGTAGCCGAGGCTCCAACCGCCTTCGCTCAGCGGGTCGGCGCTCCAGTCGCCGAGCGCGGTGCCCAGCGTTTGCGAGAAGGTGATGGTGAGCCAGTAGAAGCTCTCCTCGCGCGGGCTGGAAACGCTGTTGACGTCGACCGTACCGAGCGTCCGCCACCAGACGAACAGCGAGAGCAGGACGCAGGCGAGGAGCAGCAGCGAGCCGCCCGGATAGCCAATGCCGAGCGAGCGGTCGGCGAAGTCGGCGAGCGTGGTGCCGCAGGTGGTGGAGGCGATGATGGTCGCCCAGTAGAGCCACGGGTTGAACTTTCGCGCGCGGATCTGGGCGATGACCAAGGCGACGAGAAACGCGCCGAAGATCGCGGTGCCGATCAGATAGCCGTAGGGAACAGGATGATCGGTGGTCTCACCGAGCCAGGACATTGTCACCGTATCGCCGCCCGTTTCACCGAGCGTGGTGGCGAGGATCTTTATGATCCAAAAGCCGAGCGTGACGGCCGGGACTTTCGATAGAACTTCGCGCCCAGTCATCCCGCGTGCCAATCTCTGCGTGGCGGGCCGGCTACGGCTACGCGGCAATGTCGTAGGGCTGGATCTCGCCGCTTAGGTAGAGATTTCGCGCCTTGGTCCGCGACAGCTTGCCCGAGCTGGTGCGCGGCAAAGTCCGCGGCGGCACCAGCTCGACGACTGGCGTGATCCCGGTGATCGCGCGAACCCGCTCGCGGATCTCATCGCGCAGGCGTCCGCGCTCCTCATTGCCTGACACGCGGCAGTGGACGAGGACGGCGGGCGTCTCTTCGCCGCTCGGGCCGGTGATCGCGAAGGCGGCGATGTCGCCGGACTTGAAGCCGGGCAGCTGCTCGACCGCCCATTCGATGTCCTGCGGCCAGTGGTTGCGCCCATTGATGATGATCATGTCTTTGGCGCGGCCGACGATGAAGATGTAGCCCTTCGACATGTAGCCCATGTCGCCGGTATCCAGCCAACCGTCGTCGCTGAGGCAGGCCTTCGTCGATTCTTCGTCGCGGAAGTAGCTGTGCATGACGCTGAGCCCACGCACATAGACCTTGCCGATACCGCGATCAGGAAGCTCTTCGCCGGCAGGCCCGCGGATCTCGACCTCCATTCCGGTGACCGGCTTTCCGCAATTGACGACCGCGCGATAGCGGCGAGGGCGCTCATCGTCTCCGGGCAGGCCGCCCGACAATTCATTCTCTTCGACCAGCTCGAGGCGGATGCCTTCGCCCGGCGGCATCAGGGATACCGCCAGCGTCGCTTCGGCAAGGCCGTAGCTCGGGCAGAAGGCCGAGGCCTCGAAGCCGGCCGCGTCGAAGCTATCGACGAAGGCTTGCATGACGTCCGGGCGGATCATGTCGGCGCCATTGCCGGCGATCCGCCAGCGCGACAGATCGAAGCGATCTTCGGCCCGCGTCTGCGAGCTCATCCGGCGCGAGCAAATGTCGTAGCCGAAGGTCGGCGAATAGCTGACCGACGTGCCCGGATTGCGCGTGATCATGTCGAGCCAGGCGAGCGGCCGGCGCGCGAAATCCTCGGTCTTCAGATAATCGACCGACATCTGCATCGCGACCGGCGACAGGAAGCAACCGACGAGACCCATGTCGTGATACCATGGCAGCCAGGAGATCACGCGGTCTCCATCTTCGACTTTCAAGCCGATGCCATGGGCACGAAGATTGTCGAGCAATGCGCGATGGGTGACGGCAACGCCGTGCGGGAAGCGCGTCGATCCGCTCGAATATTGAAGATAGGCGATGTCGTCCGGGTCGGCTTTCGGCAGTTCACCGGCGGCGGGCTCGATCTCGGCGAGCGAATCCCAGTCGCGCGACGTCACCTTCGCATTGGCGGCCGCAGCGCTGCAGAATTCGGCGAGCTCCGGCGGAAAGAGGAGCAGGGCCGGATCGCAGCTGTTGAGCTGGACGCCGAGCTGATCGACATAGGCCTCGCGGCCGCCGAAGCTGGTCGGCAGCGGCAGCGGCACCGGCCAAGCGCCGGCGTAAACAGCGCCGAAGAAGCAGATTGCGAATTCGGGGCCGGTCTCCGCAATCAGCGCAATGCGGTCGCCCGGCTTTATGCCAAGGGCGACGAAACGGCGTGCATAATCTAGCGCCGCGTCGCGCAGCTCCGCATAGGGGAAAGCGCGTGTCAGCGTTCCTCGAGCATCATGAAAGTTGAGCCCGCAGCGGCCAGCCGCCGCATAGTCGAGCGCATCGCCAAGCGTCGCGAAATCCGCGAGCCGGCGTGGATGCGTGTCGAAAGTGGCCGTGGCGCCCGGGGGGGCAAGCTCGGTTTCCGTTGAGGCGTTGCGGTCGAGCACGCCGTCCCTTCCATGTTGAATTTCGTTCGTCGTCCGCACCCCTCGACGCGGCAGTTCCTGATGGTCGGGGACTATGGCACAAAAAGGGCGCCATGAAACCGACGAGAACGCGCCGATCCCTAAAGCCGCTTGATGAAGCGGCCTTGAACGAGCTCGCGCTGCGCTATGTCGGGCGGTTCGCGACGACGCGCGCCAAGCTGCGATCCTACCTAGCGCGAAAAATTAGCGAACGCGGTTGGGAGGGGGCGAGCGAGCCGGATTTCACGCAGATCGCCGATCGGTTCGCCGAGCTAGGCTACGTCAACGACGAGGCGTTCGCGCTTGCCAAGTCGCGCTCACTGTCGGCGCGGGGCTATGGGAAACGGCGGCTGCTCGATGCGCTTCACGCGGCGGGCGTGAACGAGGACGAAAGCGTATCGGCTCGCGGTCTCGCCGACGAAGAAGCGGTCGTCGCCGCGCTGCGCTTCGCCAAACGTCGGCGATTCGGGCCGTTCGCGCCGAGTGTGGAGAAACAAACTACAACGCGGGAAAAAGCGCTGGCCGCGATGGTTCGGGCTGGCCACGGATACAGGATTGCCCAAGCAATTTTAGCACTTGACTCCGCAAATGATGCTAACATCGATCAGGTTTTGGAAAAACTGACGTTTAATTGCGCTTAAAGTCGGTTTGCCGACACTCACATCGATGCTAATAAGGCCTCCGTGGCAAACGCTTCCGCAAAGCTCGTAGAACCCTCACCCCAGCCTAAGATGGAACACGAAGACACATCCGCAGCGGAGCTGCCTGCGGTCACCGGCCGGGTGAAATGGTTCGATGCGACCCGTGGTTTCGGGTTCCTCGTCTGCGACGGGATCGAAGGTGACGTGCTGCTCCATTTCAGCGTGCTTCGCGAGCATGGCCGCCGCAGCGTTCCGGAAGGGGCGCTGATCGAGGTCGTGCCGGTGAAGCAGGAACGCGGGCTGCAAGCGAAGCGGGTCATCTCCATCGATCTCAGCGCTGCCTTGCCGCAGCCGCCGCGCTCGTCCATCTCTCCCGCCGAACGATCTGACCGCAAGGCGCTTGCCGATGCGGCCGGTGAGTTTGAGCCGGTGGAGGTCAAATGGTTCAACCGCGTGCGCGGCTACGGTTTCGTGAAGCGGCCCGACGAATCGGGCGGCGAGGATGTGTTCGTCCACATGGAGACGGTCCGCC
This portion of the Sphingomonas limnosediminicola genome encodes:
- the rplA gene encoding 50S ribosomal protein L1, which produces MAKLTKKQKAFTAVDREKLYGVDEAISLVKTNATAKFDETVEIALNLGVDPRHADQMVRGVVNLPKGTGKTVRVAVFAKGAKADEATAAGADVVGAEDLMETIQGGTIDFDRVIATPDMMGVVGRLGKVLGPKGLMPNPKLGTVTMDVTKAVTDAKSGQVEFRVEKAGIVHAGIGKASFSEGDLKENFTAFMEAIIRNKPTGAKGKFVQKLSVSSTMGPGVKVDLAEIAGA
- the rplK gene encoding 50S ribosomal protein L11 is translated as MAKKITGYIKLQVPAGAANPAPPIGPALGQRGVNIMEFCKAFNASTQELEKGAPIPTVITVYADRSFSFVTKSPAASFLLKKAAKIQKGSSETGKATAGTIKRSQLREIAEAKMKDLNANDLDAASKIIEGSARAMGLNVVEG
- the nusG gene encoding transcription termination/antitermination protein NusG, whose product is MSRWYIIHAYSGFENKVRDAIMSEASRMGLEPFVEQIEVPTETVTEIKRGKKVQTDRKFMPGYVLAKLEMNDQVYHLVKNTPKVTGFLGPGGKPQPIPDAQAARMLDTKEEAAAAGAKQKITVDYEIGDAVKVLDGPFASFNGVVEELDFDRGRVKVSVSIFGRATPVELEFEQVERVK
- the secE gene encoding preprotein translocase subunit SecE, coding for MARTSPGEFIRQVRAETAKVHWPTRKETVATGIMVIIMTLVLAFFFFGVDAFFATLVKYLLSLLG
- a CDS encoding CocE/NonD family hydrolase, with translation MTFNKFAFGALALVLAAPVLAETHVQPAVRPGGDIPADFHPAFVPPIPKGGDIPQHFTAPRGQFQYVRRELRIPMRDGAKLYTVLIIPKGGGKFPIMLDRTPYSADKGTSRGTFGPLPENILSPAYAELVRAGYIVALEDVRGKYKSEGDYVMNRPVRGPLNPTSVDHATDAYDTIDWLVKNVAESNGRVGSIGTSYDGFTALMSLVNPHPALKASVPINPMVDVWKGDDWFHNGAFRQEMISYVYGQTATKKSDEDWFSAGYDDYVTFLGYGSAGAYGHAMGMDQLPFWQRLTEHPAYDEYWQEQAVDRILARAPLTVPTLFVDSLWDQEDIYGAPAAFEATKASPNAHLVMGPWHHGEANGAASTLGALEWGSDTGKWFRQNVMLPFLDQYLKDGRTADIARVTAFEVGTNQWRRFGDWPQACAKGCPSNLTPLYLAPNSRLSLGAPAGSGTDSYISDPSKPVTYRARPNLSPWANGSTWRFWLVDDQRFADARPDVLSYAGPVLTQPLKLAGNPLVHLRASTSGTDSDWIVKLIDVYPDQYPQKPEMGGYQLAIAMDVLRARYRNDPGKPTAVPANEPVTYEFALPTVNYTLQPGHRLMVQVQSSWFPLYDRNPQTFVPNIFYAKPGDYRAATQRVFTGPAGTWIGLPVVK
- a CDS encoding fatty acyl-AMP ligase, producing MLDRNASTETELAPPGATATFDTHPRRLADFATLGDALDYAAAGRCGLNFHDARGTLTRAFPYAELRDAALDYARRFVALGIKPGDRIALIAETGPEFAICFFGAVYAGAWPVPLPLPTSFGGREAYVDQLGVQLNSCDPALLLFPPELAEFCSAAAANAKVTSRDWDSLAEIEPAAGELPKADPDDIAYLQYSSGSTRFPHGVAVTHRALLDNLRAHGIGLKVEDGDRVISWLPWYHDMGLVGCFLSPVAMQMSVDYLKTEDFARRPLAWLDMITRNPGTSVSYSPTFGYDICSRRMSSQTRAEDRFDLSRWRIAGNGADMIRPDVMQAFVDSFDAAGFEASAFCPSYGLAEATLAVSLMPPGEGIRLELVEENELSGGLPGDDERPRRYRAVVNCGKPVTGMEVEIRGPAGEELPDRGIGKVYVRGLSVMHSYFRDEESTKACLSDDGWLDTGDMGYMSKGYIFIVGRAKDMIIINGRNHWPQDIEWAVEQLPGFKSGDIAAFAITGPSGEETPAVLVHCRVSGNEERGRLRDEIRERVRAITGITPVVELVPPRTLPRTSSGKLSRTKARNLYLSGEIQPYDIAA
- a CDS encoding regulatory protein RecX, with amino-acid sequence MNELALRYVGRFATTRAKLRSYLARKISERGWEGASEPDFTQIADRFAELGYVNDEAFALAKSRSLSARGYGKRRLLDALHAAGVNEDESVSARGLADEEAVVAALRFAKRRRFGPFAPSVEKQTTTREKALAAMVRAGHGYRIAQAILALDSANDANIDQVLEKLTFNCA
- a CDS encoding cold shock domain-containing protein yields the protein MEHEDTSAAELPAVTGRVKWFDATRGFGFLVCDGIEGDVLLHFSVLREHGRRSVPEGALIEVVPVKQERGLQAKRVISIDLSAALPQPPRSSISPAERSDRKALADAAGEFEPVEVKWFNRVRGYGFVKRPDESGGEDVFVHMETVRHAHLGDLQPGQPLEARIAPSGKGLTAVELRLTNDFEA